Part of the Flammeovirga agarivorans genome is shown below.
CTTTCTAAGTCAGTTTTAAATAACCGCAAACTAATCTTATTGAGATCTTCTTTATTACCTTCAAAATGATAGGTAATATGTTTGTGAACAATACTTTCATTGATAGAAAGTTCTTTTGCCGGAGAAGATGATTCTAGTTCATAAAACGGACCTAATTGATCCCCATTTTCTAATGGACCATCATTGTATGTATTTACAACATCACCTTTATATGGATTTTCCTGTAATTCCCACATTGAGTTTACATAGTCCTGATCATTATTAAAACTAAACTGGACTACCGTTAGTACCTCTTTCTCCGCATCATAACTTCCTAATAGAGGGATAGTATTCTGAGGAGCCAATCCAATTTTGGATCTATGGGTACCATCTGCCTTGAACAAAATGAGTTGATCTTTTACTTTGATATTTTCTGTCGGAATATCACCAAAATAACTTTGGTAGTCAGCTTGTGATTTATAAGGAACCATCACAACAGTTTCTTTGGTAGGATTTAGCATCCCTAAAATCCATATAGAGAGTAAGCCAGTTTCTTTGTTCCATGCTTTTTTACCAATGTTTTTGATTTCATTGATCGATTCAAAACCTACATAATCAACGGATAAATCATTGAGGTTTAATGAAATATTTTTTTCAATTTCTGCTTGATCAAAAACTTTAACAGCTCGATTGACTAAAATATGGAATGGGAAACCAGAGTAATTAGTTAACTGCATTTCCTTTTGGAAGACAGCTTTATTTTTACTTTTCTCGACAACTTCAAATACATCTGTATCAATTTCCTTGGGTGTCCTCCAATTTTCAAAGGTAAATTCTGTTTTAGGATCAAAGAAAATAGAGTATTGGCCACCTTCCGGGCCTAGCCAGAAACGGTCTTCACCACCATATATATTTATTTTCTCTTCTATTTTACCTGAAGAAATAGCGTCATAATTTAACCAACCATAGCTATTTCCCTGATTACCACTTGCAGAACTTGTGAGTATTCTACCTTGATAAGCGGGTACAACTGCTACCTTACTTTTTCCATTATTATTTTCTAAAACAATGGTATTCTGGTACTGGTTTAAAAAGTCAACATCATAACCAAAAGTACCTTCTTTGATTTGATTACTCTCTTCATTACAACTTAGTGTTGTTGATAAACTCATAACGATAAATATTTTATTAATAAATTTCATTTCTTTAAATAGTACTAAGTTTGAGGTGTCCTTTTTAGAAAGAGAAAAAACTCTTGCATAATTATGAAGAGCTTTAATTGTGTATATATTCGTCTATTACTTATTTTTTATGATCACTGATCTTTGATCAGGTGCAATATTTTGAATCTCCCATTTGATCATTTGTGTTTTTAACCAATTGGAAGCCTTAAGCCATTTTTTGCGTTTTTGATCATTACGTAAAATGGCATTAATGATTTGCTGTTCTTCTTGAAGATTGTTTAATGGATAAGTCATGTCCTTAAAAAATATGAATCATTGAAAAAAAATAGGTGGCAAGAGTCTACCAAAAGCAATAGACTCTTGCTAATTAATTGGATTAGTTTTGCTGTATATACATTACTTTAGTTTGTAGATACTCTTCTAAACCATGCTTACCATCTGCTCCACCAATACCCGACTTTCTGAAGCCTGCGTGGAAACCTTGGATTGCCTCGAAGTTTTCACGGTTAACATACGTCTCACCAAATCTCAACTCTTTAGTTGCTCTAAGCACTTTGTTGATGTCATTAGTATAGATAGATGATGTTAAGCCATAGTCACTGTCGTTTGCATAATCTAAAGCTTGGTCGAATGAAGAAACTTTCATTACTGGAAGGATAGGACCGAAAGTTTCATCCTGCATGATTTCATGATCTTGCTCAACATTAACGATAACCGTTGGCTCATAGTAATATCCTTTTGAGAAGTTTGTAGATGCTCTACCACCTAACAATACATCTCCACCTTGCTCAACGGCTCTTTTTACCATGCTATCGATTTTCATCAATTGCGTTTTATTGATTTGAGCACTCATATCTGCTTTGTCATCAGTTCTTGCATCACCTACGCGAACCGCTTTCATTGCAGGAAGAAGTTTTGTCATAAACTCATCGTATACTTCTTCTTCTACATATACTCTTTCAGCACAGTTACATACCTGACCACTGAAAATAACTCTTGATGCTACAATTGCTTTTACAGCTAAATCAAGATCAGCATCTTTACATACAATTGCAGGTGCTTTACCACCAAGCTCTAAAGATACTTTTGTGATATTCTTTGCAGCTGCCTCCATTACTTTTTGGCCAGCTCCTACAGAACCTGTTAAACTGATAATACCTACATCAGGGTTTTCTGATAATGCTTGTCCTACTTCATGACCATATCCTGTTAGAATACTTAAGATTCCAGTTGGAAGACCAATATTTTCGATAAGACGAGCAAATTCAAAACATACCATAGGTGTTTCTTCACTTACTTTTACGACACAAGCATTACCTGTTAATAAAGAAGGAGCAATTTTACGAGCCATTACGAAGAACGGGAAGTTCCAAGGACAAATACCTACAGCCACACCAATAGGTAGTTTGTGTAACATCATTTGCTCATTTGGACGGTCACTTTGAATGATCTCACCTTCATAAGACCTAGCAAGACCAGCATAGTAATCAAAGTAAACAGCAGTAACATCAATTTCTACTTGAGCAAGACCCATTACTTTCGCTTGTTCCGAAGCTAAAGTTTCTGCAAGAAATACTCTGTTGTCTCTAATGACTTGTGCCATTTTCTTTAAATACTCTGCTCTTGCAACTGCGGGTAAAAGGCCCCATTCAACTTGGGCAGCTTTAGCCGCTGCAACTGCTTTATCAGCATCTTCTTTAGTACCTCTTGGAGCTAAAGCAATTACTTCTTCAGTACATGGGTTTAGAACTTCAATGTGGTTAGCTGAGCTAAAAAATGATCCCGCGATATATTGTTGGTACGTTTTCACCTGCGTACCAACAGCATAAGAGTTTTGTGACATAGTGTTATAAAAATATAGTGTAATAATTCTTTGTTTGGATGTTCATTCGAGCTGAACTTACCTGCTAGTTACGACTAATTTTTAGTGTTAATGTCCTGTAGTATCCTGTAGTGTGCCCAGGACACTAAAGGATACTTTCCTGTATTTGTCCTGTTATGTTTGGAGTATCGAAAGCAAAATGAAACAAAAAAATATTTATATATATTATGAACGCAATCACTCCAATTAGATCAGTAAAGAAATCTAAGAAAAACAGAGAAGAACAAAGTAACTGGAAAATAACTCCAGAGTTACCTCAATTAGAATTCCATTGGAAAAAAGGTGAGGATCCTGTCACTAGAGAAGAGGTAGAGTTGTTTTTTAATTCTAAACCTATCAAGAAGCTTAAAAAGGAAATCTGCTCTGTAGGTCTACGTTTATGGCAAAAAGGATTTGTCGATGGTAATGGAGGTAACATTACGGTACGTGTAGGTGATAACCTTGTATTATGTACTCCTACATTAATCTCTAAAGGTGCGATGAAACCAAAAGATATCTGTTTAGTAGATATGGATGGTAATCAAAAAGCAGGCATCCGACCAAGAACTAGTGAAGTAATGACGCACTTAGCTGTAATGAAGCGTATGCCTTCTGCAAAGTCTTGTGTTCACGCTCACCCTCCTCATGGTACTGCCTTCGCAATTGCTTCTATTGTACCTCCAACAGGTGTTATTCCTGAGGCAGACATTTTCTTAGGTCAGATTGGTTTAGCAAAATATGAAACTCCAGGTTCACCGGAAAATGCACAAGTAATTGGCGAAACGGCAATTGATCATCAGGCGGTATTAATGGAAAACCATGGCGTAATTGTATGGGGTAGCCATTTGGAAGATGCTTACTGGAAAATGGAAAATGTAGAGGCGATTTGTCAGACAGTGGCAGTAGCTACTATTGTTTCTCCTGAAATTTCTGCTGTAGGTGTTGAAAAGGCTAGAGAAATGATCGCAATTAGAGAGAAGCTTGGAATGTACGATAAACGTTCGAAGTGGGCAGACGAAGAATTGTTACTTAACGACTTCTATAAAAAGGCTAAAATCATCAATAGAAGATAGTAAACTCTGTGTGGCTACAGATTTTGTGTGACTATAATTTCAACAGTTTTGGTTCTAATCAGACCAAGATCATATGTCTTGTCTGTATAAAAGCAGGCAAGACATTTTACTACCTAATACTTTAAATCTACTACCAAAATGGAAATCGGATTATTTATACCTTGTTATATCAACCAATTCTACCCAGAGGTAGGAAAGGCAACATTACAATTGTTACAAAAATATGGTAATGTAACCTATCCCATGAGTCAGACCTGTTGTGGCCAGCCTATGGCTAACTCTGGTTGTGAAAAAGATGGGGTAGAGGCATTAAAAGTGTTCTATAAAAATTTTAAGGACTTCGATTATGTTGTAGGTCCTTCAGCAAGTTGTGTGTTGCATGTTAGGGAGCATGGTGCAACTTTGTACCCGGAGATGTCATCATTGGTGCCAAAAGTATACGATCTTACAGAATTTATGTATGATGTGATGAAGGATGATACTTTAGAAGCATCTTTTGGGCATCAAGTAGCTGTACACAAAAGCTGTCATGGTTTAAGAGGAATGAGATTGGGACAATGCTCAGAAAGGGTCACTTGTGATGTATCCAAACAAGATAAACTTTTAGAACAAGTAGACGGATTATCATTAGTGAAACCCTCAAGAGCAGATGAATGTTGCGGTTTTGGAGGAACATTTAGTGTATCTCAACCTGATGTGTCGGTGAGAATGGGTAATGATAGATTAAACGATTATATCAATGCCGGTGCGGAGTACATTACTTCAGGGGATATGTCTTGTTTAATGCATTTGGATGGAATCATACAGAGAAAACAACTTCCAATTAAGGTAATTCATCTGGCAGAAATCTTAGCTTCTAAAGCAATCAACTCTAACGCAAAGAATAGTCAACATGTCAACGCAATATAAATCACATCAGGAAGGAGCAAAGGTTTTTAATAAGAACCCAAAGCGTGTTTCATGGCATGACAAAGCGTTATGGTTTGTACGCGAAAAAAGAGATACAGCAGCTCATTCCATCCCAGAGTGGGAAGAACTTAGAGAAATAGCTTCTCAAATTAAGGCACATACTTTATCGCATCTAGATAAATACCTTTTACAATTTGAAGAACAGGCAAAGGCAAATGGGATTCATGTACATTGGGCAAAAGATGCCAAAGAACACAATGACATTGTTTTGTCTATTCTCCAAAAACATAAGGTGAAAAATGTGGTAAAAAGTAAATCCATGTTGACAGAAGAATGTGGATTGAACCCTCATTTGAACCAACATGATATTGAAGTGGTGGATACGGACCTAGGTGAACGTATAGTTCAATTGGCCAAAGAACACCCTAGTCATATTGTATTACCTGCTATTCATAAAAAGAAGGAAGAGGTAGGAGAGCTTTTTCATGAACACCTTAATACTGAAAAAGGCGCTACTGACCCTACTTACCTTACAAGAGCAGCAAGAAAGCACCTTAGAGACGAGTTCCTCAAAGCAGATGCTGCCATTACAGGTGTCAACTTTGCTGTAGCTGAATCAGGAGGATTTGTGGTTTGTACCAACGAAGGAAATGTAGATATGGGAGCTAATTTGGCCCCAGTTCATATTGCCTGTATGGGGATAGAAAAGATTATTCCTAAGGTTGAACATCTAGGCGTTTTCTTACGACTTCTTGCAAGGAGTGCAACCGGACAAGCGATTACTACATATAGTTCTCATTTCCACCAACCCAAAGAAGGAAAGGAAATGCATATTGTTTTAGTAGACAATGGTCGAACAGAACAGTTAGGAAGAGATGATTTTAGGAAATCACTAAACTGTATTAGATGCGGAGCATGTATGAATACTTGTCCGATCTATAGAAGAAGTGGTGGTCATAGTTATACTTACACGATCCCAGGACCCATTGGTTCTATCCTTTCACCAGGTAAAGATTTACGAAAGCATAGTTCATTACCTTTTGCTTCTACATTATGTGGATCATGTAGTGATGTGTGTCCAGTAAAAATTGATATACATACTCAGCTTTATAAGTGGCGTCAGATCATTATGGAAGAAACCAATTATGATCCCGCTAAAAAGATGAGTATGAAAATGGCAGGAAAAGCCATGGGTAACCCGACGCTATTTAAATTGATGGGAAAAGTAGGCAATACTTTCTTGAAAGGACCAAGAGCATTGATTTACAATGGTATGAATACTTGGGGATTAGAAAGAGAACTACCAGTTCCAACGCAGACATTTGATGATTGGTACAAGAAAAATAAGAACTAATATGACAGCAAAAGATAAAATTCTAGGGAATATTAAAGGACTTGGACTACCATCAAAATCGCTTCCATTAGTTCCTATTTTCGATGGTCTTTCAGACGATAAACACTCTTTCTTTTTTGATGCTTTAGGCACTTTAGGAGTAGAGGTAATCATTAGTGATAACCGAGATCACCTGCACCAATTAGTAGAAGAAAGAAAAAAGGAAGGTCCTGTTTATTCTCCGATTGAAGAACTAGGACTAACCAATACATTAGGTGAAACAGCAATGTCAGACCTTCATCTTTCTGTAATTGAAGGACAGCTAGGAGTGGCAGAGAATGGTGCTATTTGGGTAGCAGGCGATGACTTAGAACATAGAGCTTTAACAGCAATAGCAAGTCATCTTATTATTGTTCTTCCTTATCAAAAAGTTGTTTGGAATATGCATGAGGCTTATACATATATCAAACCACAAGAAAATGGATATGGAGTATTTATCTCAGGTCCATCAAAGACAGCAGATATTGAGCAATCCCTTGTAAAAGGTGCACATGGAGCAAAGTCTCTCACTGTTTTTATTCAAAAGTAGAAGAATAAATAGTTTAAGTATATATATAAGTGAGAATACATCTATGAAAATCAAGCAGAAATAATTTATAGAAGAAAAGTTGAAAGGCACACCTTTATAAGGTGTGTTTTTGTTTTAACATGGTATGTTTTCAGCGTTTACAGTAGGTGATTTTACGTTACATAGAATCATTTTGCGATGACATAGGGGTGTTTCGCTGTTACATCTACATAAATTAGCATTACATGCACTCAGATTGACGTTACATGGCGGCATATCACTGTTACATACCTCCAATTTAGCATTACATGGTAGTGAATTATCGTTACATGTACCCACTTTGATGTTACATCATTGTATTTTTGCGTTACATTACGCTGTTTTAAGGTTGCATACCCTCATTTTGTAAGGGCATGCAATTAATTTCTTATTGACCTATGCTTTTTTTAAGATAATGGAGTCGTAAGCCTTTTGTAGTTCTTCGAAGAATTTTTCTTTAGCATCAACTTGATCACTATTGCCGTATTGATCTATTTTTTCCTGTACTGTTCTAGAAAAACTTGTAAGCCAATCTGGTCTGTCACCTAAATGGCCGCACCAAACAGTAATATTACCTATAACTTCACGAATAATATTTAGGTCTTGCTCCATCATTCCCTTTTTTATTTGGGCAATTGAGCCTTTAAAACTGCTATCTAAAGCATCCTCAGCTTTTTGTTCTTCGGGTGTAAGCATAATTGAATTATTTTAAG
Proteins encoded:
- a CDS encoding lactate utilization protein B yields the protein MSTQYKSHQEGAKVFNKNPKRVSWHDKALWFVREKRDTAAHSIPEWEELREIASQIKAHTLSHLDKYLLQFEEQAKANGIHVHWAKDAKEHNDIVLSILQKHKVKNVVKSKSMLTEECGLNPHLNQHDIEVVDTDLGERIVQLAKEHPSHIVLPAIHKKKEEVGELFHEHLNTEKGATDPTYLTRAARKHLRDEFLKADAAITGVNFAVAESGGFVVCTNEGNVDMGANLAPVHIACMGIEKIIPKVEHLGVFLRLLARSATGQAITTYSSHFHQPKEGKEMHIVLVDNGRTEQLGRDDFRKSLNCIRCGACMNTCPIYRRSGGHSYTYTIPGPIGSILSPGKDLRKHSSLPFASTLCGSCSDVCPVKIDIHTQLYKWRQIIMEETNYDPAKKMSMKMAGKAMGNPTLFKLMGKVGNTFLKGPRALIYNGMNTWGLERELPVPTQTFDDWYKKNKN
- a CDS encoding class II aldolase/adducin family protein, translated to MNAITPIRSVKKSKKNREEQSNWKITPELPQLEFHWKKGEDPVTREEVELFFNSKPIKKLKKEICSVGLRLWQKGFVDGNGGNITVRVGDNLVLCTPTLISKGAMKPKDICLVDMDGNQKAGIRPRTSEVMTHLAVMKRMPSAKSCVHAHPPHGTAFAIASIVPPTGVIPEADIFLGQIGLAKYETPGSPENAQVIGETAIDHQAVLMENHGVIVWGSHLEDAYWKMENVEAICQTVAVATIVSPEISAVGVEKAREMIAIREKLGMYDKRSKWADEELLLNDFYKKAKIINRR
- a CDS encoding (Fe-S)-binding protein, whose protein sequence is MEIGLFIPCYINQFYPEVGKATLQLLQKYGNVTYPMSQTCCGQPMANSGCEKDGVEALKVFYKNFKDFDYVVGPSASCVLHVREHGATLYPEMSSLVPKVYDLTEFMYDVMKDDTLEASFGHQVAVHKSCHGLRGMRLGQCSERVTCDVSKQDKLLEQVDGLSLVKPSRADECCGFGGTFSVSQPDVSVRMGNDRLNDYINAGAEYITSGDMSCLMHLDGIIQRKQLPIKVIHLAEILASKAINSNAKNSQHVNAI
- a CDS encoding LutC/YkgG family protein, which codes for MTAKDKILGNIKGLGLPSKSLPLVPIFDGLSDDKHSFFFDALGTLGVEVIISDNRDHLHQLVEERKKEGPVYSPIEELGLTNTLGETAMSDLHLSVIEGQLGVAENGAIWVAGDDLEHRALTAIASHLIIVLPYQKVVWNMHEAYTYIKPQENGYGVFISGPSKTADIEQSLVKGAHGAKSLTVFIQK
- a CDS encoding DUF6786 family protein, producing the protein MSLSTTLSCNEESNQIKEGTFGYDVDFLNQYQNTIVLENNNGKSKVAVVPAYQGRILTSSASGNQGNSYGWLNYDAISSGKIEEKINIYGGEDRFWLGPEGGQYSIFFDPKTEFTFENWRTPKEIDTDVFEVVEKSKNKAVFQKEMQLTNYSGFPFHILVNRAVKVFDQAEIEKNISLNLNDLSVDYVGFESINEIKNIGKKAWNKETGLLSIWILGMLNPTKETVVMVPYKSQADYQSYFGDIPTENIKVKDQLILFKADGTHRSKIGLAPQNTIPLLGSYDAEKEVLTVVQFSFNNDQDYVNSMWELQENPYKGDVVNTYNDGPLENGDQLGPFYELESSSPAKELSINESIVHKHITYHFEGNKEDLNKISLRLFKTDLESIKL
- the aldA gene encoding aldehyde dehydrogenase encodes the protein MSQNSYAVGTQVKTYQQYIAGSFFSSANHIEVLNPCTEEVIALAPRGTKEDADKAVAAAKAAQVEWGLLPAVARAEYLKKMAQVIRDNRVFLAETLASEQAKVMGLAQVEIDVTAVYFDYYAGLARSYEGEIIQSDRPNEQMMLHKLPIGVAVGICPWNFPFFVMARKIAPSLLTGNACVVKVSEETPMVCFEFARLIENIGLPTGILSILTGYGHEVGQALSENPDVGIISLTGSVGAGQKVMEAAAKNITKVSLELGGKAPAIVCKDADLDLAVKAIVASRVIFSGQVCNCAERVYVEEEVYDEFMTKLLPAMKAVRVGDARTDDKADMSAQINKTQLMKIDSMVKRAVEQGGDVLLGGRASTNFSKGYYYEPTVIVNVEQDHEIMQDETFGPILPVMKVSSFDQALDYANDSDYGLTSSIYTNDINKVLRATKELRFGETYVNRENFEAIQGFHAGFRKSGIGGADGKHGLEEYLQTKVMYIQQN